The Alphaproteobacteria bacterium genome includes a region encoding these proteins:
- the mltG gene encoding endolytic transglycosylase MltG — MMSLKFPNKFPFILLMMVLLLSAAIGLFFYGPFGYCVPGKRDADISVIIRSQTSSLDIAKQLTDAKILPTPWIFLVGHKLSFVPKKLRAGEYLIAKDASPLDIARQMDDGRTVIRKLTIPEGYTVAQIISLLFSTDTLSGTITSIPREGSLLPETYLYSYGEDRRTIIKRLENAMTAEIARLWACRQSDDGLIRDPSDALTLASIIEKETAVACERKKVAGVFTNRLKLGMRLQSDPTVIYAITAGTALLGRPLKKSDLLYFSPYNTYVYGGLPPNPIACPSKASIEAALNPDKTDALYFVADGSGGHAFSKTLDEHNRRVSAWRKLVKIQGKNNERN; from the coding sequence ATGATGTCGTTAAAATTCCCAAATAAATTTCCCTTTATCCTGCTGATGATGGTTTTGCTTTTGTCGGCTGCAATTGGCTTGTTTTTTTACGGCCCTTTTGGATATTGTGTCCCCGGAAAAAGGGATGCGGATATATCTGTAATCATTCGATCCCAAACATCATCACTGGATATTGCCAAACAATTAACAGATGCTAAAATCTTACCAACACCCTGGATTTTTCTTGTTGGGCATAAACTGTCATTCGTCCCCAAGAAATTACGGGCAGGGGAGTATTTAATTGCCAAAGATGCCAGTCCGCTAGATATTGCGCGGCAAATGGATGATGGGCGAACAGTCATTCGAAAATTGACAATTCCAGAAGGGTATACAGTTGCCCAAATCATTAGTCTGTTGTTTAGCACGGATACATTATCCGGAACAATCACGTCCATCCCAAGGGAGGGGAGCTTGCTGCCGGAAACCTATTTATATTCTTATGGGGAAGATCGTCGAACAATCATCAAACGTCTGGAAAACGCCATGACGGCCGAGATCGCCAGGTTGTGGGCGTGTCGTCAAAGCGATGATGGCTTGATTCGGGATCCGAGCGATGCGTTGACGCTGGCATCGATCATTGAAAAAGAAACCGCAGTCGCTTGTGAACGAAAAAAAGTCGCTGGTGTATTTACAAATCGGTTAAAATTGGGTATGAGGTTACAATCGGATCCAACGGTTATTTATGCCATAACAGCGGGGACTGCGTTATTGGGGCGTCCGTTGAAAAAAAGCGATTTGCTGTATTTTTCGCCCTATAATACTTATGTTTATGGCGGGCTTCCCCCCAATCCGATTGCCTGCCCTAGTAAAGCATCGATCGAGGCGGCGTTGAATCCAGATAAAACGGATGCGCTTTATTTTGTGGCAGATGGTTCCGGGGGGCATGCGTTCAGCAAAACATTGGATGAACACAATCGCCGTGTGTCGGCTTGGCGAAAATTGGTAAAAATACAAGGGAAGAATAATGAGAGAAATTAA